A portion of the Microbulbifer agarilyticus genome contains these proteins:
- a CDS encoding phosphomannomutase/phosphoglucomutase produces the protein MAVKAQTQNKPLWHSGLTLPALLAAAVWLGGAHLLNTNVLQAHNQASVREASQLKATGYAEQLQGFFAQRQQQLAKLNPQQKSSTRIGTNAIPQGAVQYFTTAELYAGAGNPPLNFAQVDLLKRSQQDGQQNPEFLRGSDNQWQLYSARAEQDGALLIAQPFGVFERALSELDASPGNVRVAQQFPDGPASPLWNSPTQGSGGDSVSAPVAGSYLKVSFTPSPSFAAAHSISPIWLFALALIGLGATLFGLWKMLPADGGAAPWEQAGRNKKKGASQKGLRKEDLDAPKPAKESTNTAVASAPAPSAPTVEEASTHDLMRTPSTEIPAHVFRAYDIRGIAGEEINEPFAYQLGRALGTIALQAGQKLLLVGRDGRNSSELLRDCLIEGILESGCNAVDLGLVPSPVLYFACAKGKNANSGVMVTASHNPAEFNGFKIVMNGRPLADDKLQDLRVLMVSGQFASGEASNSQQDVRDTYIDEIFNDVALAGQPHVVIDAGNGATSELAPELFEQLGCAVDTLYCEVDGNFPNHAPDPSRPENLQDLITTVKGESADLGIALDGDGDRVTLVTSSGRIVWADQLVMLLARDILARNPGSDIVFDVKSSRALADLVTQYGGRPVMWKTGHAPMKTKILETGALLGGELSGHIFIKDRWYGFDDGIYAAARILEIMALREQTLDELLDSLPQMVNTPEILLPVAEADKFALIERLRNEGTFGEADLNTIDGLRIEFADGWGLVRASNTTAALTLRFEADDEAALARIRAQVAQQLQKIDPALVLP, from the coding sequence GTGGCTGTAAAAGCACAAACACAAAATAAGCCTCTGTGGCACAGCGGGCTGACATTACCTGCATTGCTCGCCGCAGCCGTTTGGCTCGGCGGCGCGCACCTGCTGAACACCAACGTACTGCAGGCACACAACCAGGCAAGCGTACGCGAAGCATCGCAACTAAAAGCCACAGGCTATGCGGAACAGCTACAGGGGTTCTTTGCCCAGCGACAGCAACAGTTGGCCAAGCTGAATCCGCAGCAAAAGTCTTCTACGCGTATCGGTACCAACGCGATTCCGCAGGGCGCGGTGCAATACTTCACCACTGCAGAGCTATACGCGGGTGCCGGTAATCCACCGCTCAATTTTGCCCAGGTAGACCTGCTAAAGCGCAGTCAGCAAGATGGCCAGCAAAATCCCGAATTCCTGCGCGGCAGCGACAATCAGTGGCAGCTGTATAGCGCGCGAGCAGAACAAGACGGGGCGCTGTTGATTGCCCAACCGTTTGGGGTATTCGAGCGTGCGCTGTCGGAATTGGACGCCTCGCCGGGCAACGTCCGCGTCGCGCAACAGTTTCCCGATGGACCCGCGAGCCCGCTGTGGAATTCTCCTACCCAGGGAAGCGGTGGGGACTCGGTATCGGCACCGGTTGCCGGCAGCTATCTGAAAGTCTCGTTCACCCCCTCGCCCAGCTTCGCCGCCGCACACAGCATTTCTCCGATATGGCTGTTTGCCCTGGCCTTAATAGGTCTTGGGGCAACGCTGTTTGGCTTATGGAAAATGCTGCCCGCCGATGGCGGTGCCGCACCCTGGGAGCAGGCCGGACGCAATAAGAAAAAGGGCGCTTCCCAGAAAGGCCTGCGCAAAGAAGACCTCGACGCACCCAAACCGGCAAAAGAAAGTACCAACACTGCGGTGGCCTCCGCACCGGCGCCCAGCGCACCCACCGTGGAGGAAGCCTCTACCCACGACCTGATGCGCACACCGAGCACCGAGATTCCGGCTCACGTATTCCGCGCCTACGATATCCGCGGTATTGCGGGCGAGGAAATTAACGAGCCATTTGCCTACCAGCTGGGCCGCGCGCTGGGCACCATTGCCCTGCAAGCTGGACAAAAACTCTTACTGGTGGGCCGCGACGGCCGCAACAGCAGCGAGTTGCTGAGAGACTGCCTGATCGAAGGTATTCTCGAAAGCGGCTGTAACGCGGTGGACCTGGGGCTGGTGCCTTCTCCGGTGCTGTATTTCGCCTGCGCCAAGGGCAAAAATGCCAACAGCGGCGTGATGGTAACGGCGAGCCACAACCCCGCAGAATTTAACGGCTTCAAAATCGTAATGAACGGGCGCCCGCTGGCGGACGACAAGCTGCAGGACCTGCGCGTATTGATGGTCTCCGGCCAGTTCGCCTCCGGCGAGGCCAGCAACAGCCAGCAGGATGTACGCGACACCTACATCGATGAAATCTTTAATGACGTCGCACTCGCCGGCCAGCCGCATGTCGTAATTGATGCGGGTAATGGTGCCACCTCCGAGCTGGCGCCCGAGCTGTTCGAACAGCTGGGCTGCGCGGTGGATACCCTCTATTGCGAAGTGGATGGCAACTTCCCCAACCACGCACCGGACCCATCGCGCCCGGAGAATCTGCAGGACCTGATTACCACAGTCAAAGGCGAGAGCGCCGATCTGGGTATCGCTCTCGACGGCGACGGCGACCGTGTCACCCTGGTGACTTCAAGCGGCCGTATCGTGTGGGCGGACCAGCTGGTGATGTTGCTGGCGAGGGATATTCTGGCGCGTAACCCGGGCTCGGATATCGTGTTCGACGTGAAGAGTTCACGCGCACTGGCGGACCTGGTCACCCAGTATGGCGGCCGCCCGGTGATGTGGAAAACCGGCCACGCGCCGATGAAAACCAAAATTCTCGAGACCGGTGCACTGCTCGGTGGCGAGCTATCCGGGCATATCTTTATCAAAGACCGCTGGTACGGTTTCGACGACGGTATTTACGCTGCCGCGCGTATTCTCGAGATTATGGCCCTGCGCGAGCAGACCCTCGACGAGCTGCTCGACTCGCTGCCGCAGATGGTCAACACCCCGGAAATTTTGCTGCCGGTGGCAGAGGCCGATAAGTTCGCGCTGATCGAGCGACTGCGCAACGAGGGAACCTTTGGTGAGGCGGACCTCAACACCATTGACGGCCTGCGCATTGAGTTTGCCGATGGCTGGGGACTGGTGCGCGCCTCCAATACTACCGCGGCACTGACCCTGCGCTTCGAAGCCGACGATGAAGCCGCCCTCGCGCGTATTCGCGCGCAGGTAGCACAGCAACTTCAAAAAATTGATCCCGCCCTGGTACTGCCTTAA
- the argB gene encoding acetylglutamate kinase, translating to MSLDQKSALRVAQVLNEALPYIQHFIGKTVVVKFGGNAMVDEKLQNSFARDVILMKLVGMNPVVVHGGGPQIGDLLNKLSIESRFVDGMRVTDSETMDVVEMVLGGTVNKQIVNLINKNGGRAVGVTGKDGLLIRAKKLTRDNGTKEDAAGLHASEIIDIGHVGEVESVDTDVIDMLINSDFIPVIAPIGVGKDGESYNINADLVAGKIAEYLKAEKLMLLTNVAGLQDKQGEVLTGLSTLEVDGLIADGTIYGGMLPKIACALDAVKAGVTSAHIIDGRVPHAVLLEIFTDTGVGTLITNANLSAE from the coding sequence ATGTCTCTGGATCAGAAATCTGCCCTGCGCGTCGCTCAGGTTCTCAATGAGGCGCTGCCCTATATTCAGCACTTTATTGGCAAGACCGTGGTGGTCAAATTTGGCGGCAACGCCATGGTGGATGAAAAGCTGCAAAACAGCTTCGCCCGCGATGTGATCCTGATGAAACTGGTGGGCATGAACCCGGTGGTGGTGCACGGCGGCGGCCCGCAAATTGGCGACCTGCTCAACAAGCTCAGTATCGAATCCCGCTTCGTCGACGGCATGCGCGTGACCGACAGTGAAACCATGGACGTGGTGGAAATGGTGCTCGGCGGCACGGTGAACAAGCAGATCGTTAATCTGATCAATAAAAATGGCGGCCGCGCGGTGGGGGTTACCGGTAAAGACGGTTTGCTGATCCGCGCGAAGAAGCTAACCCGTGATAACGGGACCAAGGAAGACGCTGCCGGCCTGCACGCGTCGGAAATCATCGACATCGGCCACGTCGGCGAAGTGGAAAGCGTCGACACCGATGTGATCGACATGCTGATCAACAGCGACTTTATCCCGGTGATTGCGCCAATTGGCGTGGGCAAGGATGGCGAGTCCTACAACATCAACGCAGACCTGGTCGCAGGCAAGATTGCCGAGTACCTGAAAGCAGAAAAGCTGATGCTGCTCACCAATGTGGCCGGGCTGCAGGACAAGCAAGGCGAGGTACTTACCGGTCTTTCCACTCTGGAAGTGGACGGGTTGATTGCCGACGGCACCATCTACGGCGGCATGCTGCCGAAAATCGCCTGTGCTTTGGACGCGGTAAAAGCGGGCGTAACCTCGGCGCACATTATCGATGGGCGCGTACCCCATGCGGTGTTGCTGGAAATCTTTACCGACACCGGTGTGGGCACCCTGATCACCAACGCCAATTTAAGCGCCGAATAG
- the slmA gene encoding nucleoid occlusion factor SlmA — translation MSSEKINRRQQILQALAHMLEASPGARITTAALAKEVGFSEAALYRHFPSKSKMFEGLIEFIEETIFSRIKIIMQDEPNALARCQKILHLLLAFCERNPGITRLLTGDALTGETERLHGRILQLFDRLETQLKQILREAELREQLRPAIPLTAAANLLLASAEGRIVQYVRSGFKRKPTEHWTEQWPVLVAGFFRESALTAQS, via the coding sequence ATGAGCAGCGAAAAAATCAATCGACGCCAACAAATCCTGCAAGCGCTGGCACACATGCTGGAAGCCAGCCCCGGCGCCCGCATTACCACTGCGGCACTGGCCAAAGAGGTAGGATTCTCAGAGGCGGCGTTGTATCGCCACTTCCCCAGTAAATCCAAAATGTTCGAAGGCCTCATCGAATTTATCGAAGAGACCATTTTCAGCCGTATCAAAATCATCATGCAGGACGAGCCCAATGCGCTCGCCCGCTGCCAGAAAATTCTGCACCTGCTGCTGGCCTTCTGTGAGCGCAATCCGGGTATCACCCGCCTGCTGACCGGCGACGCCCTGACTGGAGAAACAGAGCGCCTGCACGGCCGCATTCTGCAGCTGTTCGATCGCTTGGAAACCCAGCTGAAGCAGATTTTGCGCGAGGCGGAATTGCGCGAGCAACTGCGCCCCGCCATTCCGCTGACCGCGGCAGCCAACCTGTTGCTGGCCAGCGCCGAGGGTCGCATCGTGCAATACGTGCGCAGTGGCTTCAAACGCAAACCGACCGAGCACTGGACAGAACAGTGGCCGGTATTGGTAGCAGGGTTTTTCCGAGAAAGTGCGCTGACCGCGCAGAGCTGA
- the pyrE gene encoding orotate phosphoribosyltransferase translates to MQQYQRDFIQLALEHDVLCFGDFTLKSGRQSPYFFNAGRFHSGAALAALGNAYAEAIIASGVEFDVIFGPAYKGIPLGAVTAVALAQKGIDKPFCYNRKEAKAHGEGGTLVGAPLKGKVLIIDDVITAGTAVREVMQIIDDHGAAPAGVVIGLNRQEKASDDSDQSAIQQVEQEYSIPVIGIVELDDIITYLKSEAAGDELLQRIIDYRQKYGVSAEG, encoded by the coding sequence ATGCAGCAGTACCAGCGAGACTTTATACAACTGGCCCTAGAGCACGATGTGCTCTGTTTCGGAGATTTCACGTTGAAATCCGGTCGCCAGAGTCCCTACTTTTTTAATGCCGGCCGTTTCCACAGCGGTGCAGCGCTTGCCGCTTTGGGCAACGCCTACGCGGAGGCGATTATTGCCTCTGGTGTGGAGTTTGATGTCATATTCGGGCCGGCCTACAAGGGCATCCCGCTGGGTGCGGTAACCGCGGTGGCGCTGGCACAGAAAGGTATCGATAAACCCTTCTGTTACAACCGAAAAGAGGCCAAGGCCCACGGCGAGGGCGGCACCTTAGTGGGTGCGCCGCTTAAAGGCAAGGTTTTGATCATCGATGATGTGATTACCGCGGGCACCGCGGTGCGCGAAGTGATGCAGATTATCGATGATCACGGCGCGGCACCCGCCGGCGTGGTGATCGGCCTGAACCGTCAGGAAAAGGCCAGTGATGATTCTGACCAGTCTGCAATTCAGCAAGTTGAGCAGGAATACAGCATTCCTGTGATCGGCATTGTAGAACTCGACGATATTATTACCTATCTTAAGTCTGAGGCTGCCGGTGACGAGCTGCTACAGCGGATCATCGATTACCGCCAGAAATACGGCGTTTCCGCTGAGGGTTAG
- a CDS encoding exodeoxyribonuclease III: MRIVSLSVDGVHQAAQRGLYDWLADQDADIICLQDLRSLEPELDHPIFHPDGYYSYFFDSGTPHENGVAIYTRAQPKALIYGMGFANGVDMYGRYLQADFERLSVGSLLAPVATNEASLETKVQFFDDMQAHLAKISRKRRDFIFCGNWGMAHRRADVQNWQDHQDTPGFMRHEQRWLDQLFNDIGYIDAFRRVVKDADEFTWWPSGEAGQGDGWRTDMQIVSQTLKNKIEYGAINKNVKFSSHLPVIMDYDLEV; encoded by the coding sequence ATGCGAATAGTGAGTTTGTCCGTGGATGGAGTGCACCAGGCTGCACAACGCGGGCTATATGATTGGCTGGCAGATCAGGACGCGGACATCATCTGTCTGCAGGATCTACGCTCACTGGAGCCGGAACTGGATCATCCCATCTTTCATCCGGACGGTTACTACAGCTATTTCTTCGATTCCGGCACCCCCCATGAAAACGGGGTCGCAATCTACACCCGCGCACAGCCAAAAGCCCTGATATATGGCATGGGGTTCGCCAACGGCGTGGACATGTACGGGCGCTATTTGCAGGCAGATTTTGAACGCTTGAGCGTCGGCTCACTGCTGGCTCCGGTGGCCACCAACGAGGCCTCACTGGAAACAAAAGTACAGTTTTTTGACGACATGCAGGCACACCTGGCCAAAATCAGCCGGAAGCGCCGTGACTTTATTTTCTGCGGAAACTGGGGCATGGCACACCGCCGCGCAGACGTACAAAACTGGCAGGATCATCAGGATACCCCCGGGTTTATGCGTCACGAACAGCGCTGGCTAGATCAGCTGTTCAACGATATCGGCTATATCGATGCCTTCCGCCGCGTGGTGAAAGACGCGGACGAGTTCACCTGGTGGCCCAGTGGCGAAGCGGGCCAGGGTGACGGCTGGCGCACCGATATGCAGATCGTGTCGCAGACCTTGAAGAACAAGATCGAGTACGGCGCCATCAACAAGAACGTCAAATTCTCCAGTCACCTGCCGGTGATCATGGATTACGACCTGGAGGTCTGA
- a CDS encoding tetratricopeptide repeat protein, with protein sequence MERPHLASALCALLLLAGQSFTHSFAQEAGTSTSSATTSAPVDKQEARTHHKHYREPEGGDKPSPTGSIAPRLQNLGKHIFPVSCASEQGQQYINQGLNLAYAFNHAEAGRSFREAARLDPDCAMAYWGQALVLGPNINAPMDPEAEPKARELALKAKSLSSGVDKRERALIDALTTRYTGDAADRSAADKKYAAAMGKVVEQYPDDLDIATLYAESMMDLRPWNYWMRDGTPYEGTEKIVELLEQVMEKNPEHPGALHLYIHLIEPTNNPERAEKAADTLQNLVPGAGHLVHMPAHIYQRVGRYADAVKANERAIAADEDYITQCRAQGIYPMAYYPHNIHFLWFANTALGRSGKAIDAANKTAEQISDETLEAMPMLASFRVLPYWSLARFGKWDQVLTLSQPPADPFLTLAWHYVRGLAFIAKGQLDKAQEELAQVQKLAADPALEYPMFSPNTAKQVLAIAPEVLAGELAAARKDYEGAVNHLSRAILLEDGLVYTEPAEWHYPPRLALGAVLLEAGRPAEAETVYWQDLDRRPNNGWALFGLAQALRAQDKGEQAELIEARFNKAWRDADVKLKASRIR encoded by the coding sequence ATGGAAAGACCCCACCTCGCTTCAGCCCTTTGTGCTCTACTGCTACTTGCCGGGCAAAGTTTTACGCATAGCTTTGCCCAGGAAGCCGGGACTTCCACTAGCAGCGCCACCACCAGCGCACCTGTGGATAAACAGGAAGCGCGTACCCACCACAAACACTACCGCGAGCCCGAAGGTGGTGATAAACCTTCGCCCACCGGCAGCATTGCGCCGCGCCTACAGAACCTCGGTAAACATATCTTCCCGGTAAGCTGTGCCTCGGAGCAGGGGCAGCAGTACATCAATCAGGGCCTGAACCTGGCCTACGCATTTAACCATGCGGAGGCCGGCCGCTCGTTTCGCGAGGCGGCGCGTTTGGATCCAGACTGCGCCATGGCCTACTGGGGCCAGGCACTGGTGTTGGGGCCCAACATTAATGCGCCTATGGACCCGGAAGCAGAGCCCAAGGCGCGCGAGCTGGCCCTGAAAGCGAAGTCTTTAAGCAGCGGTGTGGATAAGCGGGAGCGCGCACTGATTGATGCGCTGACTACCCGCTATACCGGTGATGCCGCGGACCGCAGCGCGGCGGATAAGAAGTATGCGGCGGCTATGGGCAAGGTCGTCGAGCAGTATCCGGACGATCTGGATATCGCCACCCTGTATGCCGAGTCGATGATGGACCTGCGCCCATGGAATTACTGGATGCGCGATGGGACTCCCTACGAGGGCACGGAAAAAATCGTCGAGTTGCTGGAACAGGTGATGGAGAAAAATCCGGAGCATCCCGGCGCCCTGCACCTGTATATCCACCTGATCGAACCCACCAACAATCCGGAGCGTGCGGAAAAGGCCGCGGACACGCTGCAAAACCTGGTCCCCGGTGCCGGGCACCTGGTACATATGCCGGCGCACATTTACCAACGAGTGGGGCGCTATGCGGATGCGGTAAAAGCAAATGAGCGCGCGATCGCCGCGGATGAGGATTACATTACCCAGTGTCGTGCCCAGGGCATCTACCCGATGGCCTATTACCCGCACAATATTCACTTCCTGTGGTTCGCTAATACCGCGCTGGGGCGCAGCGGCAAGGCCATCGACGCGGCGAATAAAACCGCCGAGCAGATTTCCGATGAAACCCTGGAAGCGATGCCGATGCTGGCGAGCTTCCGCGTACTGCCCTACTGGTCGCTGGCGCGCTTTGGCAAATGGGATCAGGTACTGACGTTGTCGCAACCGCCGGCGGACCCATTCCTCACCCTCGCCTGGCACTATGTGCGTGGACTCGCATTTATCGCAAAGGGCCAATTGGACAAGGCACAGGAGGAGTTGGCGCAGGTGCAGAAACTCGCCGCCGATCCGGCGCTGGAATACCCAATGTTTTCGCCCAATACCGCCAAACAGGTGCTCGCGATTGCCCCGGAGGTGCTCGCCGGGGAACTGGCGGCCGCGCGCAAGGATTACGAGGGAGCGGTCAATCACCTGAGCCGGGCCATTCTTCTCGAGGACGGCCTGGTGTATACCGAGCCCGCCGAATGGCACTATCCGCCGCGGCTGGCGTTGGGCGCAGTATTGCTAGAGGCCGGTCGTCCGGCGGAGGCGGAAACCGTTTACTGGCAGGATCTGGATCGGCGCCCGAATAACGGTTGGGCGCTGTTCGGATTGGCCCAGGCACTGCGCGCGCAGGACAAGGGCGAACAGGCGGAACTGATCGAGGCGCGCTTCAACAAGGCCTGGCGGGATGCAGATGTGAAGTTAAAGGCCTCGCGTATTCGCTGA
- the rph gene encoding ribonuclease PH: MQRPSGRKPEQLRDVRITRNYTRHAEGSVLVEFGDTKVLCNASVAAEVPRFLRGQGSGWITAEYGMLPRSTGTRMGREAARGKQGGRTVEIQRLIGRSLRAAVDLEALGEHQITLDCDVIQADGGTRTASITGACVALVDAIRYMQREKIIDTDPLKNMVAAISVGIYEGQAVLDLDYPEDSHADTDMNMVMAEDGGMIEVQGTAEGAPFTEHQFAEMLALGKAGIKELVELQKKALADA; encoded by the coding sequence ATGCAGCGACCAAGCGGCCGCAAACCAGAACAACTGCGCGATGTGCGCATCACCCGCAACTATACCCGCCACGCGGAGGGCTCGGTGCTGGTGGAGTTCGGCGACACCAAGGTGCTGTGTAACGCCTCTGTGGCGGCAGAAGTGCCGCGTTTTCTGCGCGGCCAAGGCAGTGGTTGGATTACTGCGGAGTACGGTATGCTGCCCCGCTCAACCGGTACCCGCATGGGGCGTGAAGCGGCGCGCGGTAAACAGGGCGGACGCACCGTAGAAATTCAGCGTCTTATAGGTCGCTCCCTGCGCGCGGCGGTGGACCTGGAGGCCCTTGGCGAGCACCAGATTACCCTCGACTGCGATGTTATCCAGGCAGATGGCGGCACGCGTACCGCGTCGATTACCGGTGCCTGTGTGGCGCTGGTGGATGCCATTCGCTACATGCAGCGGGAAAAAATTATCGACACCGATCCGCTGAAAAACATGGTGGCGGCAATCTCTGTGGGTATTTATGAAGGTCAGGCGGTGCTGGACCTGGACTACCCGGAGGACTCCCACGCCGATACCGATATGAATATGGTGATGGCGGAAGACGGCGGCATGATCGAGGTGCAGGGCACCGCTGAGGGCGCCCCGTTTACCGAGCATCAGTTTGCGGAGATGCTGGCGCTGGGCAAGGCGGGCATCAAAGAGCTGGTCGAGCTGCAGAAAAAGGCATTGGCCGACGCGTAA
- a CDS encoding YicC/YloC family endoribonuclease, translated as MANNKVRSMTAFGRAEVNYATGTAVWEMRSVNHRYLEPHFRLPEAARALEPKLREQLRKTLNRGKLEMTLNLRATSGEAAAIEVNQALVEQLLSAAKQVSPGLGGVGSLPLNPMEILKWPGVIAEPETDAQEQANAILNGFKQALKQLVDNREREGAELAGFIEARLVGINEQVTTVRALLPQILQNQREKLKTRLEELLEEIDKDRIEQEIALLAQKADVDEELDRLDAHITETRRVLKNGGPIGRRLDFLMQEFNREANTLSSKAVVTDTTQAAVELKVLIEQMREQVQNIE; from the coding sequence ATGGCCAACAACAAAGTGCGCAGCATGACCGCTTTCGGGCGTGCCGAGGTAAATTACGCCACCGGTACCGCCGTGTGGGAAATGCGCTCGGTGAACCATCGCTACCTGGAACCGCACTTCCGCCTGCCGGAAGCTGCCCGCGCACTAGAGCCCAAACTGCGTGAACAGCTGCGCAAGACCCTGAACCGCGGCAAGCTGGAAATGACCCTGAACCTCAGGGCTACCAGCGGCGAAGCCGCGGCAATTGAGGTGAATCAGGCGCTGGTTGAGCAACTGTTGAGTGCGGCCAAGCAAGTCTCACCGGGCCTTGGCGGTGTCGGCAGCCTGCCGCTGAATCCGATGGAAATTCTGAAGTGGCCGGGGGTAATTGCCGAACCGGAAACCGATGCGCAGGAACAGGCCAACGCCATCCTCAATGGCTTCAAGCAGGCGCTGAAACAGCTTGTGGATAACCGCGAGCGCGAAGGCGCCGAACTCGCCGGCTTTATCGAAGCACGCCTCGTCGGCATTAATGAACAGGTCACCACCGTGCGCGCGCTGCTGCCGCAGATTCTGCAAAACCAGCGCGAAAAACTGAAAACCCGGCTGGAAGAACTGCTCGAAGAAATCGACAAGGATCGTATCGAGCAGGAAATTGCGCTGCTCGCACAAAAAGCGGATGTGGATGAAGAGCTGGACCGCCTCGATGCCCACATCACCGAGACCCGCCGGGTGCTCAAAAACGGCGGCCCCATCGGCCGTCGCCTCGACTTCCTGATGCAGGAATTCAACCGTGAGGCCAACACGCTTTCATCCAAAGCGGTAGTGACAGACACCACACAGGCTGCAGTGGAATTAAAGGTATTAATCGAGCAGATGCGCGAGCAGGTGCAAAATATTGAATGA
- a CDS encoding DUF3800 domain-containing protein, whose translation MSEFNLYCDESRHTSDPSQKFAVIGAIHVPREKKHSIVGRLHNLMAIHNAHGEFGWKRLSPNRAAFYFELIDLFINEEDLRFRCLIADKTLLDHNRYNEGDSELGFYKLYYQMLVHWMLPGNTYHLYLDWQQNSASGRFQELRSALRNKLSGRAHVACLESVTSHSQPLVQLADLFMGAVGYKWNRLDQLSTRSEIKTNFSNDLAEKLGRPTLESGTYPSEEKFNIFHWQGRS comes from the coding sequence ATGAGTGAATTTAATCTCTATTGTGATGAAAGCAGACATACATCTGATCCATCTCAAAAGTTTGCTGTTATTGGTGCTATTCATGTACCCAGAGAAAAAAAGCATTCAATCGTTGGGCGCCTGCATAACTTAATGGCTATTCATAATGCTCACGGTGAGTTTGGCTGGAAGCGACTTTCACCCAACAGAGCAGCATTCTATTTCGAGCTCATCGACCTTTTTATTAATGAAGAAGACTTACGGTTCCGCTGTCTTATTGCCGATAAAACGCTACTAGATCATAACCGATACAACGAAGGCGATTCAGAATTAGGGTTTTATAAGCTCTATTATCAGATGCTAGTACATTGGATGCTTCCCGGTAACACATACCACCTATATCTTGATTGGCAACAAAACTCAGCTAGCGGGAGATTTCAGGAACTAAGGTCGGCGCTTCGAAATAAGCTGTCAGGCCGTGCGCATGTAGCATGTCTCGAATCTGTCACTTCTCATAGCCAGCCCTTGGTTCAGCTAGCCGATCTGTTTATGGGTGCAGTTGGATACAAGTGGAATAGACTCGATCAACTATCCACAAGAAGTGAAATAAAAACCAATTTTTCAAACGATCTGGCAGAAAAATTGGGCAGACCGACACTTGAAAGTGGCACATACCCCTCAGAAGAGAAATTTAATATTTTTCATTGGCAGGGGAGGAGCTAA
- a CDS encoding acetyl-CoA C-acyltransferase produces MQSANIIDTVRIPRARSHAEKGAYAQVKPVALLAPLFHALQTRNDLDPTIVDDVLLGCSTQSGEQGSNIAKMAAMYAGWPDSVPGASISRFCCSGSDAVNTSAAHVAAGMASVMVAGGVEHLSRVPMFSDKGPWYTDKEVMRATRFMHMGLSADLIATREGYSRARLDELALQSQQRAAHASQAGHFANALIPVTDSDGEPILQADDGIRTTSMEKLSALPESFREFAPLAQKLVGFTYPGTELDCRHTAGNAPALVDGASLVLLASENACAEYGLKPRAKVRHFASASDEPVQMLTGHLRATEKLLSATGLKSEDIDLWEINESFAASVLKYQQHFAIDFDKLNVNGGAIAMGHPLGATGGILIGMLLDELEKRGLQRGLVAICGGAGVGVATLIERG; encoded by the coding sequence ATGCAAAGCGCCAATATTATCGACACCGTACGGATCCCCCGTGCCCGCAGTCACGCCGAGAAAGGCGCCTACGCGCAGGTAAAACCCGTCGCACTACTCGCACCGCTGTTTCACGCACTGCAAACGCGCAACGACTTAGATCCGACTATCGTCGACGATGTACTGCTGGGTTGTTCCACCCAGAGCGGTGAGCAGGGTTCCAATATCGCCAAGATGGCCGCCATGTACGCGGGTTGGCCCGACAGTGTGCCGGGTGCCAGCATCAGCCGCTTTTGCTGTTCGGGGTCGGATGCCGTGAACACTTCCGCAGCGCATGTCGCTGCAGGCATGGCATCGGTGATGGTGGCCGGCGGTGTCGAGCACCTGAGCCGGGTACCGATGTTTTCCGACAAGGGTCCCTGGTATACCGACAAGGAAGTGATGCGGGCGACGCGCTTTATGCACATGGGTCTGTCCGCCGACCTGATCGCTACTCGCGAAGGCTACAGCCGCGCACGACTGGATGAGCTCGCCCTGCAATCCCAGCAGCGCGCCGCACACGCATCGCAGGCGGGCCACTTTGCCAACGCGCTGATTCCGGTAACCGATAGCGACGGCGAGCCGATCCTGCAGGCCGACGACGGCATACGCACAACCAGTATGGAAAAACTCTCCGCCCTGCCGGAAAGTTTCCGCGAATTCGCACCGCTCGCGCAGAAGCTCGTCGGCTTCACCTATCCCGGAACCGAACTTGACTGCCGGCATACCGCGGGAAATGCCCCGGCGCTGGTAGACGGCGCATCGCTGGTATTGCTCGCCAGCGAAAATGCCTGCGCAGAATACGGCCTCAAGCCGCGCGCCAAAGTTCGCCACTTTGCCAGTGCCAGCGATGAACCGGTACAAATGCTCACCGGCCACCTGCGCGCCACCGAAAAGTTGTTGAGCGCGACCGGGCTTAAGTCAGAAGATATCGACCTGTGGGAAATTAACGAATCCTTTGCCGCGAGCGTACTGAAATACCAGCAGCACTTTGCAATCGATTTTGACAAGCTGAACGTCAATGGTGGCGCCATCGCTATGGGTCACCCGCTGGGTGCCACCGGTGGGATTCTAATCGGCATGTTGCTCGACGAGCTGGAGAAAAGAGGCCTGCAACGCGGTCTGGTTGCTATTTGTGGTGGTGCCGGTGTGGGAGTTGCGACATTAATTGAGAGAGGCTGA